In Gimesia chilikensis, the following proteins share a genomic window:
- a CDS encoding STM4011 family radical SAM protein produces MSLKLSILYRGPLSSCNYDCHYCPFAKRHETAAELKTDRLALERLVDWIKGRREDSLSLFFTPWGEALTRRWYQSAICELTRLPQIEKIAAQTNLSYDLQWIENANVSRLALWCTFHPSQTTRSRFLSQSRRLTELGVAHSVGAVGLPDDLPEIERLRAELPDNIYLWVNAAKSSGVDYRGELLDRFTAIDPLFQLNTQYHASLGRSCRCGSSVISVDGAGDIYRCHFIKQPLGNIYEPGFADTLIDRPCSNQTCGCHIGYVHMDELQLYPVFGSGILERIPAEFHLRPAK; encoded by the coding sequence ATGTCACTGAAACTCAGCATCCTCTATCGCGGTCCTCTCTCCAGTTGTAACTACGACTGTCATTACTGCCCTTTCGCCAAGCGCCACGAAACCGCCGCGGAACTGAAAACCGACCGACTCGCTCTCGAACGCCTGGTGGACTGGATCAAAGGCCGCCGCGAAGATTCGCTCTCCCTGTTCTTCACCCCCTGGGGAGAAGCACTCACCCGCCGCTGGTATCAATCAGCCATCTGTGAACTGACCCGCCTCCCTCAGATTGAGAAAATCGCTGCCCAGACCAATCTCTCATACGATCTGCAATGGATTGAAAACGCCAACGTCTCCCGGCTCGCACTCTGGTGTACCTTTCACCCCTCGCAGACAACGCGGTCCCGTTTTCTCTCACAGTCACGCAGACTGACCGAGCTCGGCGTCGCACACAGCGTCGGTGCAGTCGGGCTCCCCGATGATCTGCCCGAAATCGAACGGCTGCGTGCAGAACTTCCCGACAATATCTATCTCTGGGTCAACGCTGCCAAAAGTTCCGGCGTGGATTATCGCGGCGAGTTACTGGATCGCTTCACGGCCATCGACCCGCTGTTTCAGCTCAACACCCAATATCATGCAAGCCTCGGACGCAGCTGCCGGTGCGGCTCCAGTGTGATTTCGGTTGACGGGGCCGGCGACATCTATCGCTGCCACTTCATCAAACAGCCACTGGGAAACATTTATGAACCCGGATTTGCAGACACACTCATCGATCGCCCCTGTTCAAACCAGACCTGTGGCTGTCACATCGGTTATGTACACATGGATGAACTGCAGCTTTACCCGGTCTTTGGGAGCGGTATACTGGAACGCATCCCCGCGGAATTTCACCTGCGCCCGGCAAAATAA
- a CDS encoding STM4014 family protein: MSSQFVIIGNPENRRVHLFQQALESQGQPVARVVSYERLLQDVDCLRDIIRPGDIVRIESPGENFAVEKGLLARGVAAAEVEGNPFLSPRQIERLEYDHGLILHPRQWYMGYCSLLIQIGKCLSGIESIRLLNPPADIRELFDKRACHARCREAGCAVPEAFPEIHTFDELLTIMRQRNERRVFLKLAHASSASGVVALHQKSRRIEAITSTELVMQDGQTRLYNSLKVRRYTDLREIRTLIDELCRERVHVERWMPKAALSHGRTFDLRVVVIAGQARHTVVRESRGPLTNLHLGNRRGDGERLQELLGPERWRALMEVCEQAAGVYPESFQVGVDLLLTPGFRQALILELNAFGDLLPGILWEGEETYQSEINSLVTDYTGRKG; encoded by the coding sequence ATGTCTTCTCAGTTCGTCATTATTGGTAACCCGGAGAATCGAAGAGTCCACCTGTTTCAACAGGCCCTGGAATCACAGGGGCAACCCGTGGCCCGTGTCGTTTCGTATGAACGACTGCTGCAAGACGTGGATTGTCTCCGGGACATCATTCGACCGGGTGACATTGTGCGGATCGAGTCTCCCGGAGAAAACTTCGCCGTCGAAAAAGGACTGCTGGCCCGAGGCGTGGCTGCGGCCGAAGTGGAAGGAAACCCCTTTCTGTCTCCGCGTCAGATCGAGAGGCTGGAGTATGACCACGGTTTGATTCTGCATCCGCGACAGTGGTACATGGGCTATTGCAGCCTGCTGATTCAAATCGGTAAGTGTCTGTCGGGGATCGAATCCATCAGACTGTTGAATCCTCCAGCTGATATTCGGGAGCTGTTTGATAAACGGGCCTGTCATGCCCGGTGCAGGGAGGCGGGGTGTGCGGTTCCCGAGGCGTTTCCGGAGATTCATACGTTCGATGAACTGCTAACCATCATGCGACAGCGGAATGAGCGACGTGTTTTTCTCAAGCTGGCACATGCCTCTTCCGCTTCGGGCGTGGTGGCGCTGCATCAAAAATCCCGCCGGATCGAAGCGATCACCTCTACGGAGCTGGTGATGCAGGACGGGCAGACGCGCCTTTATAATTCTTTGAAGGTCCGACGGTACACCGATCTGAGAGAAATCCGCACGCTGATCGATGAACTGTGTCGGGAAAGGGTGCATGTGGAGCGGTGGATGCCCAAAGCGGCGCTCAGTCATGGCAGGACGTTTGATTTGCGAGTGGTGGTGATCGCTGGTCAGGCCCGGCACACTGTGGTGCGGGAGAGTCGGGGCCCGCTGACGAATCTGCACCTGGGGAACCGGAGAGGCGATGGTGAGCGGCTGCAGGAGCTTCTCGGTCCCGAGCGATGGCGTGCGTTGATGGAAGTCTGTGAGCAGGCGGCGGGTGTTTATCCGGAGAGTTTCCAGGTGGGCGTTGATTTGCTGCTGACCCCCGGATTTCGTCAGGCCCTGATTTTGGAGCTGAATGCGTTCGGGGATCTGCTGCCCGGGATCCTGTGGGAAGGAGAGGAGACGTATCAGAGCGAGATCAATTCTCTGGTGACGGACTATACGGGTCGTAAGGGTTAA
- a CDS encoding HAD family hydrolase encodes MLPNADIKAILFDLDNTLLDRSTAVRRYFTQLLQDASPPLPEDEFELTLLTILARDRLGYEDRAAFFDWAATTCFPDWTPAELWSDFREKLPRMIEPDPLCLELLQRLQPHYALAVITNGSAELQRAKIEAAGIDQLISHIWISEETGAAKPDRAIFTQALAALGVTPQQALFVGDHPHQDISGARHIGMHTCWMQMDRTFPGEFPEPHCQISSLDSLQCLVP; translated from the coding sequence ATGCTCCCCAATGCAGATATCAAAGCCATCCTGTTTGACCTCGATAATACGCTCCTCGATCGCAGTACAGCGGTGCGTCGCTATTTCACACAGCTCCTGCAGGATGCGTCCCCGCCCCTGCCCGAGGATGAATTCGAACTCACGCTGTTAACCATCCTGGCCCGCGACCGACTGGGCTACGAAGACCGCGCCGCATTCTTTGACTGGGCCGCCACGACCTGTTTTCCTGACTGGACTCCAGCTGAACTCTGGTCAGATTTCCGCGAGAAACTGCCCCGGATGATCGAACCCGATCCTCTGTGCCTGGAACTCCTGCAACGATTGCAACCGCACTACGCGCTGGCCGTCATTACCAACGGTTCCGCAGAACTCCAGCGCGCGAAAATCGAAGCCGCCGGCATCGATCAACTGATCAGTCACATCTGGATCTCTGAAGAAACGGGCGCAGCCAAACCGGATCGAGCCATCTTTACACAGGCGTTAGCGGCACTGGGAGTCACTCCCCAGCAGGCCCTGTTCGTCGGCGATCATCCACATCAGGACATCTCCGGCGCCCGGCATATCGGTATGCACACCTGCTGGATGCAAATGGACCGCACATTCCCCGGGGAATTCCCCGAGCCGCACTGCCAGATTTCTTCACTCGATTCACTACAATGTCTGGTACCATGA
- a CDS encoding alkaline phosphatase — MKRAAVSSLFALTLLAICLPVSAKKPEADHIRKLQTEAIRNKKSPVAHWGLEPEKYIQWSNHSLRLIPVYTFGTKDAGQGIDLNSYTGVNSPYRDSKKLEAIYGYSPANTVNPKADYLDQTNLYNIQEAALKAGKKNIILFVFDGMDWQTTKAAALYYSKGDKYKGGRGTGLLFQDYPAAGTSQFGYMVTAPHNAATNVDVDKQTVLNPGGKIRGGYNAEKGGPNPWTPGNDIKYLISSPSNNYGEHAYPDSANTATSMTAGIKSYNNAINVDPTGAPVMTIAHQAQQDGYSVGVVTSVPITHATPAAAYAHNVSRNDYQDLARDLVGQTSISHPEESLPGLDVVLGGGHGTKEKASGAKSHGKNFVPGWKYISEETIKQADVKNGGKYTVALRTDGVEGKAGLQKATQAAIKNKTRLLGVYGVGAHAAHLPFQTADGDYQPAPGKTSAETYSAADIKENPTLADMTESALDVLSQNKKGFWLLVEAGDVDWANHDNNLDNSIGAVKSGEAAFKVITDWVEKNSNWKDTVVILTADHGHYLHIDQPEALIPPSAKKQK, encoded by the coding sequence ATGAAACGCGCTGCTGTATCCAGCCTGTTCGCGCTGACTTTACTTGCAATCTGTTTACCCGTCTCCGCCAAAAAACCGGAGGCAGATCATATTCGCAAGCTCCAGACCGAAGCCATTCGTAATAAGAAAAGCCCCGTTGCACACTGGGGGCTCGAACCCGAAAAATATATCCAATGGTCCAACCATTCGCTGCGGCTGATTCCCGTCTACACCTTCGGCACCAAAGACGCCGGCCAGGGCATTGATCTCAATTCTTACACCGGTGTGAACAGCCCCTATCGCGATTCGAAAAAGCTGGAAGCCATTTATGGATACTCGCCTGCCAACACTGTAAACCCCAAGGCAGACTACCTGGACCAGACCAACCTCTACAATATCCAAGAAGCAGCTCTGAAAGCCGGTAAGAAGAACATCATTCTCTTCGTCTTTGACGGCATGGACTGGCAGACGACCAAGGCCGCTGCCCTGTATTACTCCAAGGGTGACAAATACAAAGGTGGACGCGGCACTGGTCTCCTCTTCCAGGACTACCCTGCTGCAGGCACCTCGCAGTTCGGCTACATGGTGACTGCTCCTCATAATGCCGCCACCAACGTGGATGTCGATAAGCAGACCGTGCTTAATCCGGGTGGTAAAATCCGAGGGGGCTATAATGCGGAAAAAGGGGGTCCTAACCCCTGGACTCCCGGCAACGACATCAAATATCTGATCAGCAGTCCCAGCAACAATTACGGAGAGCACGCCTATCCGGACTCGGCAAACACCGCCACTTCGATGACCGCGGGAATCAAGTCCTACAACAATGCCATCAACGTGGATCCCACCGGAGCCCCGGTGATGACCATCGCCCACCAGGCACAGCAGGACGGCTATTCTGTCGGTGTCGTCACCAGTGTTCCCATTACGCACGCCACTCCCGCTGCCGCCTACGCACACAACGTCAGCCGCAACGATTACCAGGACCTGGCCCGCGACCTCGTAGGACAGACCTCGATCTCACATCCGGAAGAATCGCTGCCCGGACTCGATGTCGTTCTCGGCGGTGGACACGGCACAAAAGAAAAAGCCAGCGGCGCTAAATCGCACGGCAAAAACTTCGTCCCCGGCTGGAAGTACATCTCTGAAGAAACCATCAAACAGGCCGATGTCAAAAACGGTGGAAAATATACCGTCGCTCTCAGAACAGACGGCGTGGAAGGGAAAGCCGGCCTCCAGAAAGCAACTCAGGCCGCCATCAAAAACAAGACCCGCCTACTGGGTGTGTACGGCGTCGGAGCTCATGCAGCTCACCTCCCCTTCCAGACGGCGGACGGCGATTACCAGCCCGCCCCCGGCAAGACGAGTGCCGAAACATACTCAGCCGCCGACATCAAGGAAAACCCCACTCTGGCTGATATGACCGAGTCAGCCCTCGATGTGCTCAGCCAGAACAAAAAAGGATTCTGGCTGCTCGTCGAAGCCGGCGATGTCGACTGGGCCAACCACGATAACAACCTCGACAACTCCATCGGTGCTGTCAAAAGTGGGGAAGCCGCCTTCAAAGTCATCACCGACTGGGTCGAAAAGAACAGCAACTGGAAGGACACCGTCGTAATCCTCACCGCCGATCATGGGCACTACCTGCACATCGATCAGCCCGAGGCCCTGATTCCTCCCAGTGCGAAAAAACAGAAGTAA
- a CDS encoding STM4015 family protein — protein MTIDSHVDEFGGLPVREFDPETGIQDASGVAYRLTLGYEREQQGMKFSDLLEKYLSHPQIGKVTALVIGCWDGAYEGSGAETVVDQLLDSSDLLTGLRHLFFGDITFEESEISWIGQADLSPLLRSFPQLEELRIRGANDLSLGRVNHEHLKTLVIEAGGLGADVVQEVTAAVLPELEHLELWLGTDEYGGDASIADVEPLLTGALFPKLKYLGLRNSMFSDEIAKAIAAAPILNQIEVVDLSLGTLSDEGAQALLDCNRLNQLKKLDLHFHYLSDEMCKKLSDLEIDVDVSDQQEPDEYDGEMERYCAVSE, from the coding sequence ATGACCATCGATTCTCATGTGGATGAATTCGGGGGCTTGCCTGTCAGGGAATTCGATCCGGAAACGGGTATTCAGGATGCATCGGGCGTGGCCTATCGACTCACGCTGGGATACGAGCGGGAACAGCAGGGGATGAAATTCTCCGATCTGCTGGAGAAGTATCTGAGTCATCCTCAGATCGGCAAAGTGACTGCACTGGTGATTGGCTGCTGGGATGGTGCCTACGAGGGATCCGGGGCAGAGACCGTCGTCGATCAGCTGCTTGATTCCAGTGATCTGCTGACCGGATTGCGGCACCTGTTTTTCGGTGACATCACATTTGAAGAAAGCGAAATCTCCTGGATCGGCCAGGCCGATCTGTCACCGCTGCTCAGATCGTTTCCCCAGCTGGAGGAGTTACGCATTCGGGGAGCGAACGACCTCAGCCTGGGACGGGTGAATCACGAGCATTTGAAAACACTGGTTATCGAAGCGGGGGGACTGGGAGCGGATGTCGTTCAGGAAGTGACTGCTGCTGTTCTCCCGGAACTGGAACACCTGGAGCTGTGGCTGGGGACGGACGAGTATGGTGGAGATGCCAGCATAGCCGATGTGGAGCCGTTGTTGACCGGTGCCCTGTTTCCCAAACTGAAGTATCTGGGACTGCGGAACAGCATGTTCTCGGATGAGATCGCCAAGGCGATCGCAGCGGCACCGATTCTGAACCAGATCGAGGTAGTCGATCTGTCACTGGGGACCCTGAGCGATGAGGGAGCCCAGGCCCTGCTGGACTGCAATCGGTTGAACCAGTTGAAAAAGCTGGATCTGCATTTTCATTATCTGAGCGATGAGATGTGCAAAAAGTTGAGCGACCTGGAGATCGACGTCGATGTCAGCGATCAGCAGGAACCAGATGAGTACGATGGCGAAATGGAACGTTACTGTGCGGTCTCTGAATAA
- a CDS encoding STM4012 family radical SAM protein — MSHLQTLLAETPYLAYSYAYPHKSAYRPFARPLPLQQIWEPEDRTDLSLYLHLPFCEYRCGFCNLFTLSNPQDDLAAQYLQQLRIEARQVRDQLPDFHFSQLAIGGGTPTYLEPNELAQLFDILQQELNTSPAQLPCSLEASPATLTAEKVALIHDLGIDRISLGIQSFDEQEALSIGRPQKRREILEALELVRNVGIPTLNLDLIYGADGQTVDSFRDSLQQALAFQPEELYLYPLYVRPLTGLGRKPQQWDDHRLTLYRTGRNFLLERGYTQHSLRMFRRTDAIQPHDTQYCCQTDGMIGLGCGARSYTSRIHYSSEYAVGRTGVAAIIAHYLEQEPESFASAHYGVELDREEQQRRFLIMSLLQTTGLSRDFYARTFGGDVLNQFPDLQELEEHGLARITADTIILTPAGLERSDTIGPWLYSEQVLQRMETFQCH, encoded by the coding sequence ATGAGCCATCTGCAGACACTGCTCGCGGAAACGCCCTACCTCGCCTACAGCTACGCCTATCCGCACAAGTCCGCTTATCGCCCGTTCGCGCGACCGCTGCCCCTCCAGCAGATCTGGGAACCCGAAGACCGCACTGATTTATCGCTTTACTTACACCTTCCCTTTTGTGAATACCGCTGTGGTTTCTGCAACCTGTTTACCCTCTCGAATCCCCAGGACGATCTCGCAGCTCAATATCTGCAGCAACTCCGCATCGAGGCCCGGCAGGTTCGCGATCAACTGCCCGACTTCCATTTTTCTCAGCTCGCGATCGGGGGCGGCACTCCCACATATCTCGAGCCGAATGAACTCGCCCAACTATTTGACATTCTCCAGCAGGAACTGAATACCAGCCCGGCACAACTCCCCTGCAGCCTTGAAGCTTCCCCCGCGACATTGACGGCAGAAAAAGTTGCATTGATACACGACCTGGGAATCGACCGTATCAGTCTCGGCATCCAGTCGTTTGACGAACAGGAGGCCCTCAGCATCGGTCGTCCGCAGAAACGACGTGAAATTCTTGAGGCGCTGGAACTGGTTCGCAATGTCGGTATTCCCACACTGAACCTCGATCTGATCTACGGTGCCGACGGACAGACGGTCGACAGTTTTCGCGACTCGCTTCAGCAGGCACTCGCCTTCCAGCCGGAAGAACTCTATCTCTATCCCCTCTATGTCCGCCCGCTCACCGGCCTGGGACGCAAACCGCAGCAGTGGGACGATCATCGCCTGACACTCTACCGCACCGGCAGGAACTTCCTGCTCGAGCGGGGCTACACGCAACACTCTCTCCGCATGTTTCGCCGGACAGACGCGATCCAGCCTCACGACACACAGTACTGCTGTCAGACCGATGGCATGATCGGCCTGGGCTGCGGTGCCCGCTCCTATACCAGCCGCATTCACTACTCCAGCGAATACGCGGTCGGCCGCACTGGTGTGGCGGCCATCATCGCACATTATCTCGAACAGGAACCGGAGTCCTTCGCCTCGGCCCACTATGGAGTGGAACTGGATCGGGAGGAACAGCAGCGGCGGTTTCTGATCATGTCGCTTCTGCAGACGACTGGCCTCTCCCGCGACTTCTACGCGCGGACCTTCGGCGGAGATGTCCTCAACCAGTTCCCCGATCTGCAGGAACTGGAAGAACACGGGCTCGCACGAATCACCGCCGATACGATCATTCTCACCCCCGCCGGTCTCGAACGATCAGACACCATCGGCCCCTGGCTCTACTCGGAACAGGTCCTGCAGCGTATGGAGACGTTTCAATGTCACTGA
- a CDS encoding STM4013/SEN3800 family hydrolase, translating to MIDARACLGTHDILLLTLDSLRFDVATRALQQGLTPNLARLLPETGWERRHSPGNFTYAAHQAFFAGFLPTPVTPGKHPRLFALEFPGSETIAPETCVFSSDNIVTGLAAQGYHTLCIGGVGFFNKQSPLGNALPGLFQESHWYPSFGVTDRHSTRHQVDFTLERLQQLPAEQRLFLFLNVSATHQPSCIFKEGALVDSVDTQIAALAYADAQISPLITALQQRAPLLCIICSDHGTTFGEDGYQGHRLAHPLIWDVPYLECLLPQTGGPA from the coding sequence ATGATTGATGCACGCGCCTGCCTGGGCACACACGACATCCTGTTGCTGACCCTCGACTCGCTCCGCTTCGATGTCGCAACCCGTGCGCTGCAACAGGGACTGACCCCCAACCTGGCCCGCCTGCTCCCCGAGACCGGCTGGGAACGCAGACATTCACCTGGCAACTTCACCTATGCCGCTCACCAGGCCTTTTTCGCCGGGTTCCTCCCGACTCCCGTAACACCAGGCAAACATCCGCGACTGTTCGCCCTCGAATTTCCCGGCAGTGAAACCATCGCTCCAGAGACCTGTGTCTTTTCTTCAGACAACATCGTTACCGGACTCGCAGCACAGGGTTACCACACGCTCTGTATCGGCGGCGTCGGCTTCTTCAACAAACAGAGTCCGCTGGGCAATGCCCTGCCCGGACTGTTCCAGGAAAGCCACTGGTATCCTTCCTTCGGCGTGACCGACCGACACTCCACCCGGCACCAGGTCGATTTCACTCTCGAACGACTCCAGCAGCTACCGGCTGAGCAACGCCTCTTTCTGTTCCTCAACGTTTCAGCCACGCATCAGCCCAGTTGTATTTTCAAGGAAGGTGCACTTGTGGATTCCGTTGACACCCAGATCGCGGCCCTCGCCTATGCCGACGCACAAATCAGCCCCCTCATCACAGCCCTGCAACAGCGGGCTCCACTACTCTGTATCATCTGCTCCGACCATGGAACCACCTTCGGCGAAGACGGCTACCAGGGACACCGACTCGCACATCCGCTGATCTGGGATGTCCCCTATCTCGAATGCCTGCTCCCCCAGACCGGAGGTCCGGCATGA